A genomic window from Flintibacter sp. KGMB00164 includes:
- a CDS encoding YicC/YloC family endoribonuclease — translation MVKSMTGYGRAEDTLNGCTITVELRSVNNRYLDCNVRMPRLYLFAEETIKSRVQNTISRGKVDVFVTLDSTGGEQVQVSVNQPLADGYYAALTQLAERYGLSKDISVSLLSRFPDVLLAEKAEEDVEQRAQDICSVLDRALADFDQMRTREGARLEADVLSRAARIEELVGKVEERSPQTVAEYRAKLEARMNEVLSNTQLDPARILTEAAIFADKVAVDEETVRLRSHIGQLRHMLEQGGATGRKLDFLIQEFNREANTIGSKCSDIDIARHVVDIKAEIEKIREQVQNIE, via the coding sequence ATGGTCAAAAGTATGACCGGCTACGGCCGGGCAGAGGATACCCTCAACGGCTGCACCATCACGGTGGAGCTGCGTTCGGTCAATAACCGCTACTTGGACTGCAATGTCCGCATGCCCCGGCTCTACCTCTTTGCGGAGGAGACCATCAAAAGCCGTGTGCAGAACACCATTTCCCGGGGAAAGGTGGACGTATTCGTCACCCTGGATTCCACTGGCGGCGAACAGGTCCAGGTGTCGGTGAACCAGCCCCTGGCCGACGGCTATTACGCCGCCCTTACCCAGCTGGCCGAGCGCTACGGCCTGTCCAAGGACATCTCCGTGTCCCTGCTGTCCCGGTTCCCCGACGTACTGCTGGCGGAAAAGGCGGAGGAGGATGTGGAGCAGCGGGCTCAGGACATCTGTTCCGTTCTGGACCGGGCTCTTGCCGACTTCGACCAGATGCGTACCCGGGAGGGAGCGCGGCTGGAGGCTGACGTGCTCTCCCGTGCTGCCCGCATCGAGGAACTGGTGGGTAAGGTGGAGGAGCGCTCTCCCCAGACGGTGGCCGAGTACCGCGCCAAGCTGGAGGCCCGGATGAACGAGGTGCTCTCCAACACCCAGCTGGACCCCGCCCGTATCCTCACTGAGGCGGCCATTTTTGCCGATAAGGTGGCGGTGGACGAGGAGACCGTGCGTCTGCGCAGCCACATCGGCCAGCTGCGGCACATGCTGGAGCAGGGAGGAGCCACCGGACGCAAGCTGGACTTCCTCATTCAGGAGTTCAACCGGGAAGCCAACACCATCGGCTCCAAGTGCAGCGACATCGACATTGCCCGCCATGTGGTGGACATCAAGGCCGAGATCGAGAAGATCCGGGAGCAGGTGCAGAATATTGAGTAA
- a CDS encoding DnaJ domain-containing protein, with protein MRDPYTVLGVSSNASDQEIKKAYRELARKYHPDNYVDNPLADLAEEKMKEINEAYEAIQKQRSGGGGSYQSGSSSSGGYQGGYQQQQQYGGNPTYARVRNLINMGDLNTAERLLDEMPQHGGEWYFLRGSIAYRRGWLDEAMQNYSLAVQMEPGNMEYRQALNMMQRGGQAYRPYHSGGGIDSMDCCTALLCWQCLCGGCN; from the coding sequence ATGAGAGATCCCTACACCGTCTTAGGCGTCAGTTCCAATGCCAGCGATCAGGAGATCAAGAAAGCCTACCGGGAGCTGGCCCGGAAGTACCATCCGGACAACTACGTGGACAATCCTCTGGCCGACTTGGCTGAGGAGAAGATGAAAGAGATCAACGAGGCCTATGAGGCCATCCAGAAGCAGCGCAGCGGGGGAGGCGGCAGCTATCAAAGCGGTAGTTCCTCCTCCGGCGGCTACCAGGGTGGCTACCAGCAGCAACAGCAGTATGGCGGCAACCCTACCTACGCCCGGGTGCGAAACCTCATCAACATGGGGGATCTGAACACTGCCGAGCGGCTGCTGGATGAGATGCCTCAGCACGGAGGCGAGTGGTACTTCCTGCGGGGAAGCATCGCCTACCGCCGGGGCTGGCTGGACGAGGCTATGCAGAATTACAGCCTGGCCGTCCAGATGGAGCCGGGCAATATGGAGTACCGTCAGGCCCTGAACATGATGCAGCGTGGCGGCCAGGCCTACCGGCCTTATCACTCCGGAGGAGGTATCGACAGCATGGACTGTTGTACCGCTCTGCTGTGCTGGCAGTGCCTGTGCGGAGGATGTAACTGA
- a CDS encoding DUF5685 family protein, translating to MFGYVRPVRDELKCRDFDLYRAAYCGLCRCMKERCGWTSTWFLNYDFTFLALLLTPEEEPYAPCRKRCSVHPVLKKTMCPASPALELAADESVILTWWQLRDKIRDDGFWRGLPARGLALFLRRAYKKAARHCPDFNEAVRTCLEELDTLEREKCPSIDRTADTFARLLQAAAPSTGDPLRDRPLEELLYHLGRWIYLIDAQDDLEEDAQAGRYNPVAARFGPQGNREALELTLNHSLNRMYSAAQLLSFGSRWPVIENILYLGLPLVQRAVFEGSWKQIQKQTIWRQNQ from the coding sequence ATGTTCGGCTATGTCAGGCCTGTGCGGGACGAACTGAAGTGCCGGGACTTTGATCTGTACCGGGCCGCCTACTGCGGGCTGTGCCGGTGCATGAAGGAGCGGTGCGGCTGGACGTCCACCTGGTTTCTCAACTACGACTTTACCTTTCTGGCCCTGCTGCTCACCCCGGAGGAGGAGCCTTACGCCCCCTGCCGGAAGCGCTGCTCGGTCCATCCTGTATTAAAAAAGACCATGTGTCCTGCCAGCCCGGCTCTGGAGCTGGCGGCCGATGAGAGTGTGATCCTTACCTGGTGGCAGCTGCGGGACAAGATCCGGGATGACGGCTTCTGGAGAGGCCTGCCCGCCCGGGGACTGGCTTTGTTCCTGCGCCGGGCCTATAAAAAGGCGGCCCGCCACTGCCCGGATTTTAATGAGGCGGTGCGGACATGTTTGGAGGAGCTGGATACTCTGGAGCGGGAGAAGTGCCCATCCATAGACCGGACCGCCGACACCTTTGCGCGCCTGCTTCAGGCGGCGGCACCCTCTACCGGCGATCCCCTCCGGGATCGGCCGCTGGAGGAGCTTCTCTACCACCTGGGGCGGTGGATCTATTTGATCGATGCCCAGGACGACCTGGAGGAGGATGCCCAGGCGGGGCGATACAACCCGGTGGCCGCCCGCTTTGGCCCCCAGGGAAATCGGGAGGCCCTGGAGCTTACGTTAAATCACTCCCTCAACCGCATGTATTCCGCCGCCCAGCTGCTGTCCTTCGGCAGTCGCTGGCCGGTAATTGAGAATATCCTGTACCTGGGCCTGCCTCTGGTACAGCGGGCTGTCTTTGAGGGCAGCTGGAAGCAGATCCAAAAACAAACGATATGGAGACAGAATCAATGA
- a CDS encoding SoxR reducing system RseC family protein: MNQSAIVKKEVRSGVVEVSLLRQVECGLSCGGDCAGCMQKPKGEILALASNPIGAKPGERVEVEATSGSSIGIALLIFAIPCVFLVLGYLLGKALGMGEMPSVGMAGVGLVVGFLPAVLVNRAVTRRQEPEFTILRQF; the protein is encoded by the coding sequence ATGAATCAAAGTGCCATCGTAAAAAAAGAAGTGCGCTCCGGCGTGGTGGAGGTCTCTCTCCTGCGCCAGGTGGAGTGCGGATTGAGCTGCGGAGGAGACTGCGCCGGCTGCATGCAGAAGCCCAAGGGGGAGATCCTGGCTCTGGCCAGCAACCCCATCGGAGCCAAGCCGGGAGAGCGGGTGGAGGTAGAGGCTACCTCGGGCAGCTCCATCGGCATCGCCCTGCTGATCTTCGCCATTCCCTGTGTGTTCCTGGTCCTGGGTTATTTGCTGGGCAAGGCACTGGGAATGGGTGAAATGCCCTCGGTTGGTATGGCCGGGGTGGGACTGGTGGTGGGCTTCCTGCCCGCCGTGCTGGTGAACCGGGCGGTGACCCGCCGGCAGGAACCGGAGTTTACCATCCTGCGCCAGTTCTGA
- a CDS encoding CdaR family protein, whose product MINRLRDSRSFYILLSILLAVLVWLYIRDVENPTQDGTYYGIEIQVSGERVLEERGLTVASISQKTVNITVNAPISVHNDLSRENITATVDVSQCSEPGEYQLACTPKLPSNIDTTGAFFPDSAQIVTVVIDNLSTETKTLELKLEGSVADGYQAGTPVFDPETVELSGTAEQLAQVSRAVVILEADGLKQSYSGRLPITLLDENDEPLTDTNISLSEETAYLTLPVGVMKEVPLTVSFIPGGGATGDGDVEVDIQPKTINVIGTEDAVAGLTEISLGSIDLSTVLDTSVITMPIRLSSALDNASGITEAQVTVTIKGLSTRSLDVSNIEIANVPDGYSVEKVTQTRTIVIRGSESALEQVDPNQVWIVADMSKITATGTNSVPVTVYLNASDEVGVIGEYKIVVNIKKI is encoded by the coding sequence ATGATCAACCGTTTGCGTGATAGCCGGTCGTTCTACATCCTCCTGTCGATCCTGCTGGCCGTGCTGGTATGGCTGTATATCCGGGACGTAGAGAACCCTACTCAGGATGGCACCTATTACGGCATCGAGATCCAGGTGTCCGGTGAGCGGGTGCTGGAGGAGCGGGGACTGACCGTGGCCTCCATATCTCAGAAGACAGTAAATATTACTGTGAACGCTCCCATCAGTGTCCACAACGATCTGAGCCGGGAGAACATTACCGCCACGGTGGATGTGTCCCAGTGTTCGGAGCCGGGGGAGTATCAGCTGGCCTGTACCCCCAAGCTGCCCAGCAATATTGATACCACCGGCGCGTTTTTTCCCGACTCGGCCCAGATCGTCACCGTAGTCATTGATAACCTGTCCACCGAGACCAAGACGCTGGAACTGAAGCTGGAGGGCAGCGTAGCCGACGGCTATCAGGCCGGCACCCCTGTCTTCGATCCGGAGACAGTGGAGCTCAGCGGCACGGCGGAGCAGCTGGCTCAGGTCAGCCGGGCCGTGGTGATCCTGGAGGCGGACGGCTTGAAGCAGAGCTACTCCGGACGGCTGCCCATCACCCTGCTGGATGAGAATGACGAGCCGCTTACTGATACCAATATCAGCCTGAGTGAGGAGACTGCCTACCTGACGCTGCCGGTGGGAGTTATGAAGGAGGTACCTCTGACTGTAAGCTTCATTCCCGGTGGCGGCGCCACCGGCGACGGAGATGTGGAGGTGGACATCCAGCCCAAGACCATCAACGTCATCGGCACCGAGGACGCGGTGGCCGGCCTCACCGAGATCTCTTTGGGCAGCATCGACCTGTCCACCGTGCTGGATACCAGCGTTATCACCATGCCCATCCGTCTCTCCTCGGCGCTGGACAACGCCTCGGGGATCACGGAGGCCCAGGTGACCGTCACCATCAAGGGACTGTCCACCCGGTCTTTGGATGTGTCCAATATTGAGATTGCCAACGTACCCGATGGGTACTCTGTGGAAAAGGTGACCCAGACCCGCACCATCGTCATCCGGGGCAGCGAGAGCGCCCTGGAGCAGGTGGACCCCAATCAGGTTTGGATCGTGGCCGATATGTCCAAAATCACTGCCACAGGCACCAATTCCGTGCCGGTGACCGTCTATCTCAACGCCAGCGATGAGGTGGGCGTCATTGGAGAATATAAAATTGTGGTCAACATCAAAAAGATCTAG
- the cdaA gene encoding diadenylate cyclase CdaA, whose amino-acid sequence MSTIKVKDLVDVAILSLVIYKALWLMRKTSSGRVLRGITVLILALCLAYGFRLTATGYLLNKVVEWGILMLVILFQPELRQALERMGSGKLTDVFSTSRPLPLHDIDTAITQTVEAYTSMSKDKVGALMVFERKNLLDDVIKTGTALDCSISSELLKNLFWNKAPLHDGAVIVRDGRIVGAGCMLPLSGNTNLSRDLGMRHRAGIGMSEHSDAVVVIVSEETGSISAAVGGMLKRHLAPETLERLLRNELLADDGSGEEKNRAAMQMLTNLFARWKKEEEEK is encoded by the coding sequence TTGAGCACCATCAAGGTGAAGGATCTTGTCGATGTGGCCATCCTCTCCCTGGTTATCTATAAGGCCCTGTGGCTGATGCGCAAGACCAGCTCCGGGCGGGTGCTGCGAGGCATCACGGTGCTGATTTTGGCGCTGTGCCTGGCCTATGGCTTCCGGCTGACGGCCACAGGGTACCTGCTGAACAAGGTGGTGGAGTGGGGCATCCTGATGCTGGTCATCCTGTTCCAGCCCGAGCTGCGTCAGGCCTTGGAGCGGATGGGCAGCGGAAAGCTCACCGATGTATTTTCCACATCCCGTCCCTTGCCTCTTCATGATATCGATACCGCCATCACCCAGACGGTGGAGGCCTACACCTCCATGTCCAAGGACAAGGTGGGGGCGCTGATGGTCTTTGAGCGGAAAAATCTTCTGGATGATGTGATCAAGACCGGTACCGCCCTGGACTGCTCCATCTCCAGTGAACTGCTGAAAAATCTGTTTTGGAACAAAGCGCCTCTCCACGACGGAGCGGTGATCGTCCGGGACGGCCGGATCGTTGGTGCGGGCTGTATGCTTCCCCTGTCGGGCAACACCAACCTGAGCCGGGACCTGGGCATGCGCCACCGCGCCGGCATCGGCATGAGCGAGCACTCCGACGCTGTGGTGGTCATCGTCTCGGAGGAGACGGGCTCCATCTCCGCGGCCGTGGGCGGCATGCTCAAGCGCCATCTGGCTCCCGAGACCCTGGAGCGGCTGCTGCGCAATGAGCTGCTGGCCGACGACGGAAGCGGGGAGGAGAAGAACCGAGCTGCCATGCAGATGCTGACTAACCTGTTTGCCCGGTGGAAGAAAGAGGAGGAAGAAAAATGA
- a CDS encoding desulfoferrodoxin family protein, whose protein sequence is MKFYVCEHCGNIVTFLNNTGVPVMCCGQKMTEIVPGTTDAAVEKHVPVISVNGNAVTVKVGSVEHPMIPEHFIQWIALETKQGQQIKHLTPNDKPQAVFALAEGDEVVAAYAYCNLHGLWMA, encoded by the coding sequence ATGAAATTTTATGTCTGTGAACACTGCGGCAACATTGTCACTTTCCTTAACAACACCGGCGTGCCCGTTATGTGCTGCGGGCAGAAAATGACCGAGATCGTCCCCGGCACCACGGACGCCGCCGTGGAGAAGCACGTCCCCGTCATCAGCGTCAACGGCAACGCTGTCACTGTAAAGGTGGGCTCCGTGGAGCACCCCATGATCCCTGAGCACTTTATCCAGTGGATCGCCCTGGAGACCAAGCAGGGTCAGCAGATCAAGCACCTCACTCCCAACGACAAGCCTCAGGCTGTCTTTGCCCTGGCCGAGGGGGATGAAGTGGTGGCTGCCTACGCCTACTGCAACCTCCACGGTCTGTGGATGGCCTAA
- a CDS encoding LTA synthase family protein, producing the protein MQLPHLHPYQGQHCAPPPPRPKLPAWTLGLYLPLLLVYLEVVLHLATGIAMTYFPIYLLFSLSAGSLLALLPILLPPLAGRILTVLLSFLLTMLFAAELIAKHTLQAYYPLSTLETAASNRLSDYVGVILPAAAAALPLLLLFFLPTLLLWPLFRWGLAQGQPPRRGAAIFAAAAVAFHLLGLAVVHAPWSGDLTPAKLYRSDTNFDDQVEQLGLVTMLRLDVKHMLFPAKAGLDSDFDGLDGLDSSGDGSGGDTSAAEEQPVIDTSPNVMDVDLDSLAANAPNEDVSWLANYFSSASPTRKNEYTGMFKGYNVIQLVIEGFSGYAIDPQLTPTLYKLANEGFVFNNYYTALHYTSTSNGECQTLLGLYPKNGNPITMKRTGVLGTNAYFSLAQQLGREGYQVLGYHGNYDMYGRQASHTNLGYTWKQFGTGLDVDTTSSGEIAWPARDTQVIENSVDDYINSDQPFHVYYLTISGHMPYSNNRIVQPYLDQVRALPYSQTTQNYMATVMEVDRALELLLQKLEEAGKLDKTLIIATGDHIPYSNAGVLEELSGRTFGSSKDLEALNESAIDFDVYKNTLILWSASMEEPVQVDKPCCQVDILPTVSNLLGLEYDSRMLSGRDILSDSEGLVIFTSRSWRSDRGFYNRYTQTFTPAEGVTMTQEEQDQYVSTMKKLVEYKLACTPIIVENDFYNLLFPRE; encoded by the coding sequence ATGCAACTGCCCCATCTTCACCCCTACCAGGGCCAGCACTGTGCGCCGCCGCCCCCCCGGCCCAAGCTCCCCGCCTGGACTCTGGGGCTGTACCTCCCCCTTCTGCTGGTCTATCTGGAGGTTGTCCTGCACTTGGCCACCGGGATCGCCATGACCTATTTCCCCATCTACCTCCTCTTCTCCCTGTCGGCCGGAAGCCTGCTGGCGCTGCTGCCCATCCTGCTCCCACCGCTGGCCGGCCGCATCCTTACGGTGCTGCTGTCGTTCTTACTTACCATGCTGTTTGCCGCTGAACTGATTGCCAAGCACACCCTCCAGGCCTACTACCCCCTCAGCACCCTGGAGACCGCGGCCAGCAACCGTCTGAGCGACTATGTAGGAGTGATCCTTCCTGCCGCTGCCGCAGCCCTTCCCCTGCTGCTTCTCTTCTTTTTACCCACCCTCCTGCTGTGGCCTCTGTTTCGGTGGGGACTGGCCCAGGGACAGCCCCCACGCCGGGGTGCGGCTATCTTTGCCGCCGCTGCCGTGGCCTTTCATCTGTTGGGTCTGGCCGTGGTCCACGCCCCGTGGTCGGGAGATCTGACTCCCGCCAAGCTCTACCGCTCCGACACAAACTTCGACGACCAGGTGGAACAGCTGGGGCTGGTGACCATGCTGCGCCTGGACGTCAAGCACATGCTCTTCCCTGCCAAGGCCGGGCTGGACTCCGACTTTGATGGTCTGGATGGTCTGGACAGCTCGGGAGATGGCTCCGGCGGAGACACCTCCGCGGCGGAGGAACAGCCCGTGATAGACACCTCTCCCAACGTAATGGACGTGGACCTGGATTCTCTCGCCGCCAACGCCCCCAATGAGGATGTTTCCTGGCTGGCCAACTACTTCAGCAGCGCCTCCCCCACCCGAAAAAATGAATACACCGGCATGTTTAAGGGGTACAACGTCATCCAGCTGGTCATTGAGGGGTTCTCCGGCTACGCCATCGACCCCCAGCTGACTCCCACCCTTTATAAGCTGGCCAACGAAGGCTTTGTGTTCAACAACTACTATACCGCCCTGCACTACACCAGCACCTCAAACGGAGAGTGTCAGACCCTGCTGGGCCTCTACCCCAAAAATGGCAACCCCATCACCATGAAACGCACCGGGGTGCTGGGTACCAATGCCTACTTCTCCCTGGCCCAGCAGCTGGGCCGGGAGGGCTATCAGGTTCTGGGCTACCACGGAAACTATGACATGTATGGCCGTCAGGCATCCCACACCAACCTGGGCTACACCTGGAAACAATTCGGCACCGGCCTGGACGTGGACACCACCTCCAGCGGCGAGATCGCCTGGCCCGCCCGGGACACTCAGGTCATTGAAAACAGTGTGGACGACTACATCAATAGCGACCAACCCTTCCACGTCTACTACCTGACCATCAGTGGACACATGCCCTATTCCAACAACCGCATCGTCCAGCCCTACCTGGACCAGGTACGCGCACTGCCTTATAGCCAGACCACCCAGAACTACATGGCCACCGTTATGGAGGTGGACCGTGCCCTGGAGCTGCTGCTGCAAAAGCTGGAGGAGGCAGGCAAGCTGGACAAGACCCTCATCATCGCCACCGGGGACCATATCCCCTACTCCAACGCCGGGGTACTGGAGGAGCTATCGGGCCGCACCTTCGGCAGTTCCAAGGATCTGGAGGCCCTCAATGAGTCGGCCATCGACTTTGACGTGTACAAAAACACCCTCATTCTCTGGTCGGCCAGCATGGAGGAGCCGGTGCAGGTAGACAAACCCTGCTGCCAGGTGGACATTCTCCCCACCGTCTCCAATCTGCTTGGGCTGGAGTACGACAGCCGGATGCTCTCCGGACGGGACATTCTCTCCGACAGCGAGGGGTTAGTGATTTTCACCTCCCGCAGCTGGCGCAGCGACCGTGGCTTTTATAACCGCTACACTCAAACCTTTACCCCCGCAGAGGGGGTGACCATGACTCAGGAGGAGCAGGATCAATATGTCTCCACCATGAAAAAGCTGGTGGAATATAAGCTGGCCTGCACCCCTATTATCGTGGAAAACGATTTTTATAATCTCCTATTTCCCCGGGAATAA